In Trichoderma breve strain T069 chromosome 4, whole genome shotgun sequence, the following proteins share a genomic window:
- a CDS encoding glycosyl hydrolases family 35 domain-containing protein, translated as MKPDSLLSAFALLLTGINASRVGIPGGRPREIVLDSRSGPLQDIVTWDEYSLYVHGERVMIFSGEVHPFRLPVPSLYLDLFQKIKALGFNTVSFYVDWALLEGKPGKFRSDGIFDLEPFFEAATKAGIYLLARPGPYINAEVSGGGFPGWLQRVKGILRTDAPDYLHATDNYMAHIASIIAKAQITNGGPVILYQPENEYSAGNAGVVFPNKPYFQYVIDQARNAGIVVPLINNDAFPGGTSAPGTGLGSVDIYGHDAYPVGFDCAHPYTWPENGLPTTYHQTHLSQSPSTPFSLVEFQGGSFDPFGGWGFEQCSVLVNHEFERVFYKNNYAAGVTIFNLYMIFGGTNWGNLGHPGGYTSYDYGSSIREDRTVDREKYSELKLQGQFLKVSPGYMTTTPGNVTTGVYSDNQDIAITPLLAEESGNFFVVRHANYSSTESTSYTVKLPTSDGEITIPQQGGSLTLNGRDSKFHVTDYPVGNYTLLYSTAEIFTWKAFADKTVLVLYGGADELHEYAVKNPFAGTKATKVNKIEGSGFTIHTAKDLTLVLQWTASPSRQVIQLGNLVIHMVDRNSAYNYWVPTLPGSGNQPAYGSSLMNPAAVIVNGGYLVRSVAIQGSALSLQADFNVTTPLEVIGIPQGVSKLVVNGEELDYTVSELGDWVTNPTIELPDIKVPELSSLTWYHLDSLPEIHSNYDDAHWQLANHKTTNNSIAPLKTPVSLYGSDYGFNTGTLVFRGRFTASTAQQQLFLTTQGGSAFASSVWLNDRFIGSFKGFDAAESANSTYELNHLVRGRRYTLTIVVDSTGLHENWDIGLDGMKSPRGIIDYALTSSKGTHVPISPWKLTGNLGGEDYRDIFRGPLNEGGLYFERQGFHLPSPPLHAFSRGSPYKGISHAGIAYYTAKLHLDIPADKYDVPLSFVFDNTTSAAPYRALLYVNGFQYGKYVSNIGPQTEFPVPEGILNYHGDNWIGVALWALESHGAKVPGLKLKARSPILTSRSKVELVKGPSYKKRYGAY; from the exons ATGAAGCCGGACTCTCTATTGTCGGCGTTTGCTCTACTGCTCACAGGCATCAATGCCTCAAGAGTCGGCATCCCTGGCGGCCGACCTCGTGAGATTGTGCTTGACAGCAGAAGCGGGCCGCTTCAGGATATTGTCACATGGGACGAATACTCTCTTTATGTCCATGGGGAGCGTGTCATGATCTTCTCTGGCGAGGTTCACCCTTTTCGCCTACCCGTGCCATCCCTGTATCTCGACTTGTTCCAGAAGATCAAGGCACTTGGGTTTAACACAGTATCGTTTTATGTGGATTGGGCACTTTTGGAAGGCAAACCTGGCAAGTTTCGTTCTGATGGCATCTTTGACCTGGAGCCTTTCTTTGAAGCTGCTACCAAGGCTGGCATTTACTTGCTGGCTCGCCCGGGACCTTATATCAATGCCGAAGTGTCAGGAGGCGGATTTCCCGGTTGGCTGCAGAGGGTCAAGGGCATTCTTAGAACTGATGCTCCTGATTATCTACATGCTACAGACAA TTATATGGCACACATCGCTTCAATTATTGCAAAGGCACAAATCACAAACGGGGGGCCGGTGATTCTGTATCAGCCAGAGAACGAGTATAGCGCCGGCAATGCGGGCGTTGTGTTTCCAAACAAACCATATTTCCAATATGTTATTGACCAGGCACGAAATGCTGGCATTGTTGTCCCCCTAATCAACAATGATGCTTTCCCCGGCGGCACAAGCGCCCCTGGCACAGGCCTTGGATCTGTAGATATCTAC GGCCACGATGCTTATCCCGTTGGTTTTGATTGC GCCCATCCTTATACCTGGCCAGAAAACGGGCTTCCTACAACATATCATCAAACGCATCTCAGTCAGAGTCCAAGTACACCGTTTTCTCTTGTTGAG TTCCAAGGCGGTTCTTTTGATCCGTTCGGTGGATGGGGCTTCGAACAATGCTCTGTTTTGGTTAATCATGAGTTTGAGAGAGTCTTTTATAAGAATAATTATGCGGCTGGTGTGACCATATTCAACCTATACATG ATATTTGGCGGCACCAACTGGGGCAATCTCGGCCACCCTGGCGGTTATACGTCATATGACTACGGATCG AGTATCAGAGAGGACAGAACAGTCGACAGAGAAAAGTATTCAGAGTTAAAATTACAAGGCCAGTTCTTAAAAGTCTCTCCTGGATATATGACCACTACTCCGGGCAACGTAACAACAGGTGTATACAGCGACAACCAAGACATTGCGATAACACCGCTCTTGGCAGAAGAAAGCGGTAATTTCTTTGTTGTACGCCATGCAAACTACTCGAGTACAGAATCGACGTCGTATACAGTCAAGCTACCGACTTCTGATGGAGAAATCACCATCCCTCAGCAAGGCGGCTCGCTTACTCTAAATGGTCGAGACTCCAAATTTCACGTCACCGACTATCCCGTAGGAAACTATACACTGTTATATTCAACCGCAGAGATTTTTACATGGAAAGCCTTTGCCGATAAGACAGTCCTGGTTCTTTACGGCGGTGCAGATGAGCTGCATGAGTATGCTGTCAAGAATCCATTTGCTGGCACAAAAGCCACAAAGGTCAACAAGATTGAAGGAAGTGGTTTTACCATCCACACTGCCAAGGATTTGACTCTGGTTCTTCAGTGGACGGCTTCCCCCTCTAGGCAAGTTATCCAACTGGGTAATTTGGTCATCCACATGGTTG ATCGTAACTCTGCATACAACTACTGGGTTCCCACGCTCCCGGGAAGTGGCAACCAACCCGCTTATGGCAGCTCTTTGATGAATCCCGCTGCTGTCATTGTAAACGGGGGCTATCTTGTGCGCTCCGTAGCGATCCAAGGCTCAGCTCTCTCCTTGCAAGCGGATTTCAACGTTACAACACCGCTGGAAGTCATTGGCATCCCACAGGGAGTTTCTAAGCTTGTCGTCAATGGGGAAGAGCTAGACTACACAGTTTCAGAACTCGGAGACTGGGTCACCAACCCAACCATTGAGCTTCCAGATATCAAGGTCCCGGAGTTATCATCACTTACATGGTACCACTTAGACTCTCTTCCAGAAATTCACAGCAACTATGATGATGCCCACTGGCAGCTGGCTAACCACAAGACAACCAACAACTCCATCGCACCTCTCAAGACACCTGTGTCGCTCTACGGCTCAGACTACGGCTTCAATACCGGAACGCTCGTCTTCCGCGGCCGCTTCACAGCGTCCAccgctcagcagcagcttttccTCACCACTCAAGGAGGATCAGCCTTTGCAAGTTCCGTGTGGCTCAACGACCGGTTCATCGGCTCCTTCAAAGGCTTTGACGCCGCAGAAAGCGCCAACTCCACTTACGAGCTCAATCACCTCGTCCGAGGCCGGCGCTACACTCTCACCATCGTCGTCGACTCCACGGGTCTCCATGAGAACTGGGACATTGGCCTCGATGGCATGAAATCCCCCCGCGGCATCATCGACTACGCCCTCACCTCTTCCAAAGGTACTCACGTACCCATCTCCCCATGGAAACTCACCGGTAACCTTGGTGGTGAGGACTACCGCGATATTTTCCGTGGCCCTCTCAACGAGGGCGGTCTCTACTTTGAGCGGCAGGGATTCCACCTCCCGTCTCCTCCGCTTCACGCATTCTCCCGCGGCTCTCCGTACAAAGGCATTTCCCATGCCGGCATTGCCTATTACACCGCAAAGTTACATCTCGATATTCCTGCTGACAAGTACGACGTACCGCTATCCTTCGTCTTTGACAATACCACCAGTGCCGCGCCTTATCGTGCTTTGTTGTACGTCAACGGCTTCCAGTACGGTAAATACGTGAGCAATATTGGCCCTCAGACCGAGTTTCCCGTCCCGGAGGGCATTCTCAACTACCATGGTGACAATTGGATCGGCGTTGCGCTCTGGGCACTGGAAAGCCACGGTGCCAAAGTCCCAGGGCTGAAACTCAAGGCCCGATCGCCAATCCTTACGAGCAGGAGCAAGGTAGAGCTAGTCAAGGGGCCGTCATACAAGAAGAGATATGGAGCGTACTGA
- a CDS encoding mid2 like cell wall stress sensor domain-containing protein: MYSSRLISVLVVVVSILCMAQATWWDNQKVHHRGLIRRADSLSGALNDLTGSPSPSSPPPASSTPSPPPAQSSSSPSDDSTSSDEGQSSTSAPPSSTPPPDSSSSTTPAPGGTTSSPSSTSAGSTTAPSDSTTPSASAPSTTPPPQSTSSSDKESSDNKTSAGGDDKDGSSDKSEQQTTYVSTKVEVVVKTNSDGSKQTQTTTTRTTETAALNAENSKATGMSVQTRNTIIGVVVGVGGAIILGTLILVAFRVWGRKKHAEEADGLMAYNADIVAAEKSPRGSSSGGQRNPFQSTLENYHQPVNASANF, translated from the coding sequence ATGTATTCTTCAAGGCTTATTTCGGTGTTGGTCGTGGTGGTGTCCATCCTCTGCATGGCCCAGGCCACCTGGTGGGACAACCAAAAAGTTCACCACCGAGGATTGATTCGACGAGCGGATTCCCTTTCCGGTGCTCTGAATGACTTGACCGGTTCTCCAAGCCCGAGCAGCCCTCCCCCAGCATCATCGACTCCATCGCCGCCACCGGCCCAAAGCTCCAGCTCTCCGTCTGATGATTCTACATCCTCCGATGAAGGACAGTCAAGCACCTctgctcctccatcttctacGCCACCCCCAgactcatcttcttctacaaCTCCTGCCCCTGGCGGCACCACCagttctccttcttccacttcgGCTGGCTCTACCACTGCTCCTTCTGACTCGACCACACCTTCCGCCTCTGCTCCATCCACGACGCCTCCCCCCCAAAGCACTTCGTCTAGCGATAAGGAGAGCAGCGACAACAAGACTAgtgctggaggagacgaCAAGGATGGATCTTCTGATAAGTCCGAACAGCAAACTACCTATGTCTCAACCAAGGTCGAAGTTGTTGTCAAGACCAACTCTGATGGCTCTAAGCAAACCCAAACTACCACGACAAGGACCACCGAGACAGCAGCCCTCAACGCCGAAAACTCCAAAGCTACTGGCATGTCGGTTCAGACCCGTAACACTATTATcggtgtcgtcgtcggcgttgGCGGTGCTATCATCCTCGGCACCCTCATTCTGGTCGCCTTCCGAGTCTGGGGTCGCAAGAAGCATGCCGAGGAAGCCGATGGCCTCATGGCTTACAACGCCGACATTGTTGCCGCCGAGAAGTCTCCCCGAGGTAGTTCATCGGGTGGCCAGCGGAATCCGTTCCAGTCGACGCTGGAGAACTACCACCAGCCAGTAAATGCGTCGGCCAACTTTTAA